One Coffea eugenioides isolate CCC68of chromosome 2, Ceug_1.0, whole genome shotgun sequence genomic window, AACAGCGTTGGTGGAAATTTCCTTTCTGACATTAATGATATAAAACCTGTTGCTCAGGGTTCTAAGCTGCAGACTGATAGTGGGACAAAGAAAGGAAAGCATCATAAACGTCCAGTAGGGGAGGTGAACTCTGAGAAATCTGGTTCAGTGGAAAAGAttaagaagagaaagaaagaaggaagcaGGGAGAATAGCTCACATAATGTGGTGATACCCGGTATTAATGTTAAAGAAGCAGCATTTGCCGGAAAAGTTATCGGCAAACCTGCAGAAAAATTTTCCGGTCGTGGAGACGATTCTCAAGTTAAGCATCTGGGAAATGATGATGCAGTAAAAGGTTCTCTGTTGCCCGACTTGGGAACTAAACCCTCGATGGTGAATAATGATACTCAGCTTGAACTTCCCCGGTTGCTTGATGATTTGCGAGCTCTTGCTCTTAATCCCTTCTATGGTGCAGAGAGGAGTTGTCATGCAATTGTACGACAGGTAATTTTGAGATTTCGGTCCCTTGTCTACCAGAAAAGCTTGTCCTCACTGGTTCCAGGTGAGAATGAATCAAAAGATGCTCATGGTATAACGCCCTCTCCTGTCTCCTCTGACAATCTTCCTGATAATCTGAGAGAGAGGTCATCTGTGAAACCTCCTAAGGCTCCAACCAGACTGGACGATCCCACAAAAGGTGGGCGCAAACGTGCCCCATCAGATCGTCAAGAAGAATTgactttgaagaaaaagaaaaagatcaatGATCTGAAATTACTGACTACAGAGAAGAAAGCTGCTCATAAGGCTCCAGAGGCTCAACGAGGGGATCCAAAGGATACAAGTACAAAGACTGTGGCTCAAGCACCAGAAAAGAAGGCTGCTCAGAAACCTCCAGAAGTTCAAGTAGGAGATGGAAGAGAAATCCCCAGAAAGACAATGCCTCTGGCACCGGGCAAAGTTTCCAGATTGGATCCTGCCAAGACAAGGGGGCTGCCAGCGAGGGCTGCTGATCCAACAATGCTGGTTATGAAGTTCCCAGCAGGCGCAACATTACCATCTTCTGCAGAGCTGAGGGCTAAGTTTGCACGATTTGGGCCACTTGATCATTCAGGTACCAGAATCTTTTGGAAGTCATCTACAATTCGTTTGGTCTATCACCACAAAATTGATGCCCAGGCAGCTTTAAGATTTGCTACCAGTGGTGCCACTCTTTTTGGGAACTCGAATGTAAGGTGCCACCTTCGTGATGTTGAGGCTCCTGAAACAGACTCTACCAAGGTCCAAGAAGATCCTTACCCCGGAATCTCGCAATCCCGGGATTCCCCAGTGTTGCAGCAAAGGCTGGCGGCAGCTGGTGTTTCTCAGCCAGTCCAACTTAAATCCTGTCTTAAAAAACCATCTGGGGATGATGGGGCATCAACAGGAGGTGGTAATGGCACTGTTAGGGGGCGTGTGAAATTTATGTTGGGTGATGAGGGAAGTGTTAGGACAAGTTctgatgatgctgcaacttcTCATGGTTTGAATTATAATAGTGAGAAAATACATACGGTTATtcctccacctccacctccaccaTCAATTCTTCCTGTTGCACCAAATAAATTTCACCATACTGAATTAGTACCAAGAAATGTGCAGAGTTTCAGTATGCCTGCTGTCCAACCTATGCCAACGCATATTGATATATCACAACAAATGATAAGTCTACTCGCAAAGTGCAAGGATGTCGTGAACAACGTGACGGGTACCCTGGGCTATGTGCCCTATCACCCTCTTTAAAGAACTCATATGGCTAATGGGGCGGCATCACTGAACCTGCACGTCGACTCGCATACAAAGGCAACTTGACAACCTGTGATTCAGAGCCCCTTCCTATCAGAAGTTTGGCGAGGATTTTTTATGTTGCCGCAGAGGATTAGAATGGTAAATCTTGTACTGCAAATGGTAATGGTGATGGTGCTCTAGTATTTATTTTGCTtctcttttttattattatttttttaaaatttagttgaccaaagttttccaaaagtaactgCTGAACTGTTCTGGGGATATAGCCCTCAACGTGTTATCTTTGTAGGCATATACCGTTTGGCATTAAACTTCAGAAATACCACTAGTTAGACAAAGTTGAATTGGGGATTCTGTCCGTCTCTCCCACTCtcggaaacatataaatacacAACCCCACCcccagaaagaaagaaataaaaaaaaaaccccaagaaaacaaataaaggaaatgaCCTCCAGTCCCACACATCCCAGGTAGGCAATATTATTACTAATAATCAGATGAAGAAAAGCTGGAGTGAGCATGAATTCGCTTTTATGATGTAAGGTGAATGTGATTGCGCCATGGTAATGAAAGTCTGTCCGGTCAGCATACACTTGTGGGAGTTGTATTGCTAGTGGATTCACTGCTTGCTTTCTCTGTCTCCTAGTGTTTGAGCCGAGCTGGAGTGAGCTGCTTGcactgctctctctctctctctctctctctaccaAGTGTGTCCCAACTCGTGTAAAACGAACCTTTTACCAATATATGTTATGCATATTCTTTCTCTTGTGGGAAATGCCTACTTGACTGATTAGTTGCCGTTTCTTTTCACTAATTTAAAAGAGTTGGGAATGATTTGTGGTGGATTCTGGTTTTGGTCCTTGCGGAAAAATTCAGAACCTAACCAAAGAATCGGATACTCTTTTTTTAAGCCCTTAAGTTTTAACCCCCCAGCCCACAAGTTGAATATCAGTAGTATTGTGGGCAAAAGAAGAAATGTCATCGCTAAAAATAAGTGCACTTATTAAAAGTTAAAAGAACAATAAAAAACCATATGTGAATGAATGGGCAGCTTAAAATGGGCTCGCACTTTTGTGAATAGTGGCGAGGACGCCACACGTTTCCTTATCTTTCAAGGCGGAGAAACCCAATTGGAAAGATGGAAAGATGGAAGAATTGTacttgaaattatccctattattaattggttaaactgcttttttgttttttcactCTGGAATTTCTCCAGAACCATCGCTTTCCGCGTAGCGTAGAGTTATCCATATCCATCCACTCGAACCGTACGCGCAGCAAACAACAACAAGAAAAGCGGCTAAAAGGGTTGAACAGAACAGCATAGATGCTTCTATGCCTATTTTGTTATGTATATGTATTTATCTTCATCTGCAAGAATCTTATGATTCAGGAAACATAAATGACGGACCACACTAAATATGCTctcctttttggaaaaaaaaaaaaaaaaaacttccctCTGTTTGAATTTTGATGATGTGATTTGGGTCGGTTTGGTATTGGGATAGGAATCTTCtctgtcatttccttttctcaaGTCGTAAGCTTTGCATTTGCAGCCTCCTATATATTGTCGTACCCATTCCTGCGTTCTTCGCCATCCAAATTTCTTGAATATTAGTTCCTGTAGTATCCAATTCTTTTCTCTTATAAAACCATCTTTTGTTGCTTTCAATCTCATATTGATCCTTCAAGAAAAGAGAAGGGAAAGCTTCGAGTTTTGATCTAGAATGGAGTGTTATCCATTGGACCTTACCATCATATCTGCAGAGGGATTAAAGAATGTCAACGTGTTCTCGAGAATGGATGTTTTTGCCGAGGTTAGGATTTTGGGATAC contains:
- the LOC113761489 gene encoding uncharacterized protein LOC113761489, with translation MISVMMSSSSNNPFESDRKNDPGEEAKPRVLVPGDEKVNFGLNLNSIVSGEDGMSRASMHVDENARVGGGGGGVSLVVDYKVSEEGRVSGGVDEVSEFRVCELKNVDEDLKNVSGSGFSEVGSEMKKMQQFDSGGGVDVKVELVRKEIDDKRDGGNGNFEAKDQRWSGSGADYDSMLSMFDQYAANGKSEAVGYGYEIGDMVWGKVKSHPWWPGHIFNEAFASASVRRTKREGHVLVAFFGDSSYGWFDPAELIPFEPNLADKSRQMNSRTFTKSVEEAVDEVNRRQGLGLACKCRNQFNFRKTNVEGYFAVDVCDYETGFYSASQIKKARDSFQPGGTLNFVKQLALTPMGDDFGSINFIKNRATVSAYRKAAFEEFDETYAQAFGAQPVRPAPRKAPPEPSRVPLSGRLVIAEALGKGKTSLKSNKSKDQLEKDKYLFKRREEPNEFKTHIISRGQGGSSSLPSQGVGSVHLLEGMHSSVVDQAGQTSVSRVTGGFEQSASQPAGVEQFRGQEHTHNSVGGNFLSDINDIKPVAQGSKLQTDSGTKKGKHHKRPVGEVNSEKSGSVEKIKKRKKEGSRENSSHNVVIPGINVKEAAFAGKVIGKPAEKFSGRGDDSQVKHLGNDDAVKGSLLPDLGTKPSMVNNDTQLELPRLLDDLRALALNPFYGAERSCHAIVRQVILRFRSLVYQKSLSSLVPGENESKDAHGITPSPVSSDNLPDNLRERSSVKPPKAPTRLDDPTKGGRKRAPSDRQEELTLKKKKKINDLKLLTTEKKAAHKAPEAQRGDPKDTSTKTVAQAPEKKAAQKPPEVQVGDGREIPRKTMPLAPGKVSRLDPAKTRGLPARAADPTMLVMKFPAGATLPSSAELRAKFARFGPLDHSGTRIFWKSSTIRLVYHHKIDAQAALRFATSGATLFGNSNVRCHLRDVEAPETDSTKVQEDPYPGISQSRDSPVLQQRLAAAGVSQPVQLKSCLKKPSGDDGASTGGGNGTVRGRVKFMLGDEGSVRTSSDDAATSHGLNYNSEKIHTVIPPPPPPPSILPVAPNKFHHTELVPRNVQSFSMPAVQPMPTHIDISQQMISLLAKCKDVVNNVTGTLGYVPYHPL